One window from the genome of bacterium encodes:
- a CDS encoding mercuric reductase — MTATHAYDAIVLGSGQGGNPLAKALAAAGRRTAVIERVHVGGTCVNEGCTPTKTMVASGRVAYLARRGAEYGVRTGPVSVDLAKVRERKRKIVEAWSGGSERSLRAAERIDLLKGEGRFTGPRAIEVRMNDGGTRQVAAELIVINTGARPGRPPVPGLDGVAVLDSTSIMELGAVPDHLLVMGGGYIGVEFGQMFRRFGSQVTIVQRGTQLLGREDPDVAGEVAKILRDDGIEVLLESVVRRASPGPDGGIELAVGAAGDGRPRPLRGSHLLVAAGRLPNTDRLNLEAAGVQTDRQGYVRVNDRLETGAPGVYAIGDVKGGPAFTHISYDDFRILETNLLKGGGATTRGRLVPYTVFMDPELGRVGLTEQEARSQGLAIRVAKMPMSHVARAIESEETRGLMKVVVDAGSGQVLGCSILGIAGGELMSIVEVAMMGRLPYTALQNAVFAHPTLAESLNNLFDSLE, encoded by the coding sequence CGAGCGGGTGCACGTGGGCGGGACCTGCGTGAACGAGGGCTGCACCCCGACGAAGACGATGGTCGCCAGCGGCCGGGTCGCCTATCTGGCTCGGCGGGGCGCGGAGTACGGGGTCCGCACCGGCCCGGTGAGCGTGGATCTGGCCAAGGTCCGCGAGCGGAAGCGGAAGATCGTCGAGGCGTGGAGCGGCGGGAGCGAGCGCAGCCTGCGGGCCGCCGAGCGGATCGACCTGTTGAAGGGCGAAGGGCGCTTCACCGGGCCGCGAGCGATCGAGGTCCGGATGAACGACGGCGGCACCCGCCAGGTCGCCGCCGAGCTCATCGTCATCAACACCGGCGCCCGGCCGGGCCGGCCCCCGGTGCCGGGGCTGGACGGCGTGGCGGTGTTGGACTCGACCTCGATCATGGAGCTGGGCGCGGTGCCCGACCACCTGCTGGTGATGGGCGGCGGCTACATCGGCGTCGAGTTCGGGCAGATGTTCAGGCGGTTCGGGTCCCAGGTGACGATCGTGCAGCGGGGAACGCAGCTGCTGGGCCGGGAGGATCCCGATGTCGCGGGCGAAGTCGCGAAGATCCTGCGCGACGATGGGATCGAGGTGCTGCTGGAGAGCGTGGTCCGGCGCGCCTCCCCGGGCCCCGACGGCGGGATCGAGCTCGCGGTGGGCGCCGCCGGGGACGGCCGGCCGCGGCCGCTGAGAGGGTCGCACCTCCTCGTGGCGGCGGGGCGGCTCCCCAACACCGATCGGCTGAACCTCGAGGCCGCGGGGGTCCAGACCGACCGGCAGGGGTACGTGCGGGTGAACGACCGGCTGGAGACCGGCGCCCCAGGGGTCTATGCCATCGGCGACGTCAAGGGCGGCCCGGCGTTCACGCACATCTCCTACGACGACTTCCGGATCCTCGAGACCAACCTGCTGAAGGGCGGGGGCGCCACCACCCGCGGCCGGCTGGTGCCGTACACGGTGTTCATGGACCCCGAACTCGGCCGGGTGGGGCTGACCGAGCAGGAGGCGCGGAGCCAGGGCCTCGCGATCCGGGTCGCCAAGATGCCGATGTCGCACGTCGCCCGGGCGATCGAGTCCGAGGAGACCCGTGGGCTGATGAAGGTCGTGGTCGACGCCGGAAGCGGGCAGGTCCTGGGATGCTCGATTCTGGGGATCGCCGGCGGCGAGCTGATGAGCATCGTCGAGGTGGCGATGATGGGGCGCCTCCCGTACACCGCGCTGCAGAACGCGGTCTTCGCCCACCCCACGCTCGCGGAGTCGCTCAACAACCTGTTCGACTCGCTGGAGTGA
- a CDS encoding MFS transporter, giving the protein MTRDSPRLRAAALAGWGVFVVANAQRIDVVPFFNDLRAIYHVDYAAVGGLLSAYLLGYVLAQIPAGLAADNYPTRRVTLTGLAAITVASAFFPLTAGYWPAMLLRFVMGVAAAMLYSSTVKLVLAATPNRGAAMGALQSGAGTGMLVGLFLMPLLSQGAGVRAAFLALAAFSAVTWACGAAWLAPGAPARPGGGPLAAQVGRIAGQPQFIAIVSCVFLALFSAYGITAWLPTYLRNEFAFGTAAAGAVASIINLGLIAASPLAGTLSDRLGTRARVVLAGFGLLCAAFALLIAVHNAVAVGVSAALAGTGLALTLPILTTLTTDVFGIQRAGIAVSLNLAVGQVASTISGVLFGYLLDATGSFPLLWTVALAAALAGLGAALRLSRMVAAPRPAPG; this is encoded by the coding sequence GTGACGCGCGACTCGCCCCGGCTCCGCGCGGCGGCGCTCGCGGGGTGGGGCGTCTTCGTTGTCGCCAACGCGCAGCGGATCGACGTCGTGCCGTTCTTCAACGATCTGCGGGCGATCTACCACGTCGATTACGCGGCGGTGGGCGGGCTGCTCTCCGCCTACCTCCTCGGCTACGTGCTGGCGCAGATTCCGGCCGGGCTCGCCGCCGACAACTACCCCACGCGTCGCGTGACCCTCACCGGCCTCGCGGCGATCACCGTCGCCTCCGCCTTCTTCCCCCTCACCGCGGGCTACTGGCCGGCGATGCTCCTGCGGTTCGTGATGGGAGTCGCCGCGGCGATGCTGTACTCGTCCACCGTAAAGCTGGTGCTGGCCGCCACGCCGAACCGCGGGGCGGCGATGGGCGCGCTGCAATCGGGGGCGGGGACGGGCATGCTGGTCGGCCTCTTCCTGATGCCCCTGCTCAGCCAGGGGGCCGGGGTGCGCGCGGCGTTCCTGGCTCTGGCGGCGTTCTCCGCGGTGACGTGGGCGTGCGGGGCGGCCTGGCTGGCACCGGGGGCGCCGGCCCGGCCCGGCGGCGGGCCGCTCGCGGCGCAGGTCGGGCGGATCGCGGGACAACCCCAGTTCATCGCCATCGTCAGCTGCGTGTTCCTGGCGCTGTTCAGCGCGTACGGCATCACCGCGTGGCTGCCCACGTACCTGCGCAACGAGTTCGCGTTCGGCACGGCCGCCGCGGGTGCCGTCGCGTCGATCATCAACCTGGGGTTGATTGCCGCCTCCCCGCTCGCCGGGACACTGTCCGACCGGCTGGGGACCCGTGCCCGGGTCGTGCTCGCGGGCTTCGGGCTCCTCTGCGCGGCGTTTGCGCTCCTCATCGCCGTCCACAACGCCGTGGCGGTCGGCGTGAGCGCCGCGCTGGCCGGCACCGGCCTCGCGCTCACCCTGCCGATCCTGACCACGTTGACGACCGACGTGTTCGGGATTCAGCGCGCCGGGATCGCCGTCTCGCTGAACCTCGCGGTGGGGCAGGTGGCTTCGACGATCTCCGGCGTGCTGTTCGGGTATCTGCTGGACGCCACGGGAAGTTTTCCGCTCCTGTGGACCGTGGCGCTCGCGGCGGCCCTGGCCGGGCTGGGGGCGGCGCTGAGGTTGAGCCGGATGGTGGCCGCTCCCCGACCCGCGCCGGGCTGA